The Aestuariibius sp. HNIBRBA575 nucleotide sequence GGCTGGTTCACCAAAATGCGCGATCAGATCAAAGGTGTATCTGAGGAAACAACAACCGGCGTTCACCGTCTGTATGATCTGGTAAAACAAGGTCAGTTGCCGTTCCCCGCGATCAACGTGAACGATTCCGTGACCAAGTCGAAATTCGACAACAAATATGGCTGCAAGGAATCGCTGGTTGATGGCATTCGCCGTGCGACCGATACCATGCTGGCCGGTAAGGTTGCGGTTGTCTGTGGGTATGGCGATGTGGGCAAAGGCTCTGCCGCGTCATTGGCGGGTGCAGGCGCGCGCGTTCAAGTGACCGAAATCGATCCGATTTGCGCGCTTCAGGCGGCCATGGACGGGTTCGAAGTTGTCCGTCTGGAAGACGTGGTTGACCGCGCTGACGTGTTCATCACCACCACCGGCAACAAAGACGTGATCCGCATCGAACATATGCGCGAAATGAAAGATATGGCGATTGTTGGCAATATCGGCCACTTCGACAATGAAATTCAGGTCGCAAATCTGAAAAACCACAAATGGACCAATATCAAAGAGCAAGTTGATATGATCGAAATGCCGTCCGGCAATCGGTTGATCCTGCTGTCTGAGGGTCGCTTGCTGAACCTTGGCAACGCAACGGGCCATCCATCCTTTGTGATGTCCGCGTCGTTCACCAATCAGGTTCTGGCCCAGATTGAGCTGTGGACCAAAGGCGACGAATACAAAAACGACGTCTACATCCTGCCCAAACATCTGGATGAAAAGGTTGCGCGCCTGCACCTTGATCGCATTGGTGTGAAACTGTCTTCGCTGAACAAAGAGCAAGCGGATTACATCGGCGTGACCCAAGAGGGGCCGTTTAAACCCGAACATTACCGCTACTAAGCGCAATGTCTGAGCCAATCAAACGCCGTCCGTTCCTGCTTCGGGCGGCGTTTTTTGTTTTTAACACTGTGATGGTGCTGGTTCTGATATCCGGGGCGCTATTGCTGCCGGGATCGCCACTGCCGGCGCATTGGAACCCAACCGCACCTTTGGTGATCAGCGATCCGGTGACGCCTGTGACCCGCCTTAAATTGCTGCGAATTGCCAATGATCCAAGCCTGTGTCTGGCGATCCTATCCCCCGACCAGATTGATTTTGGGCGAATGCCGGATTTTTCCAAGGACGAAAACTGTCATATTCGGGAACGCATTGACCTGAATGGGGTGGGGCAGTCTGCGATGTCTTCTGTTGAAACGCGCTGCATGACGGCGCTGCGATTGGCATTGTGGGAACATCACGACGTACAGCCCGCCGCGCGTGCATTATTGGACGCAGATGTCACCCGCATCCGCCATGTGGGCAGCTATAATTGCCGTCAAATGCGCCTGACCGGCGGCGAAGTTGGCGGCTGGAGCAGCCATGCCACGGCAGATGCAATCGATGTCACCGGGTTTGATTTCAGCGACGGGTCGCGCCTTACTTTGCTGAACGATTGGCAGGGGTCCGCGTTTTTAAAACAAGTCGGGCAGGGGGCCTGTCGGTGGTTTCCGCTGGTTTTAGGTCCTGAATACAATGCATTGCACGCGGACCATTTCCATTTGCAAAACACGGGTTGGGGGTATTGCCGCTAGGCATAAATCCCAGCCCCTGGTTTGGTGAAACGGCATGAAATCCGCGGTTTCGTCCAGTTTTCGCTTAGGGGGAAACAATGGTAAATCTTTTCCTTTGCCGAAATCCCCTTTGCGCCTAATCTCGGTGCATCAAAGAACATTCGTTCAATTGTTTAAACCGGGAGACGGACCATGGGGAAACGCGACGATCTGATTGCTCAATATGCAGACGACTTGAAAAACAAATGCGGCATGACGCCGGATATGGATCTATTGACCAAAGTGACCATCGGTTGCGGTCCTGCGATTTATAATGCCGATGCGTCTACCGTGGCTGGCAGCCAACAGAGCGAGCTGGAAACCGTCAAAGAGAACTTCTTGATCAAGAAGCTTGGCCTGAAAGATGGACCAGAATTGATGGAGGCGATCAATGATGCGATCGAAGTTTACGGCAAATCTGAGCGCAACAAATATCGCGCGGTTTTCTATTACATGCTGACCAAAAAATTCGGCAAAGAATCCGTATACGGATAAACAGTTGAATACCCAAAAAACGCCCGCCAAACTGGTGGGCGTTTTGTATTTAGAACAAATCTTACGGGCTTTATCTTTGCCAAACCGCGCTTAATTGGGTTAGCAATAGACCACGGCCAGGACGGCCAAGACCTAATATTTCGAACACGTGTGGTGAGTAGGTAGCACGTGGGGTGAGAGGGAGGGTCTTGGGTATTGACCCTCCCGTTTTCCGTATATGTTCTGTTTAGAACAGCGTCAAAACCAGCCCCATGACACCACAGGCAATCGCTGCATATCCGCCATCTATGATGGTTAGTTTTATTGGTCGCATTGAATAGGTATTGTTCAATGCGATCCATGGCGCGATGAAAAACAACCCAATGCCGATCCCCGAAATCAGACCTTTGCCGATAGTATCAATTTGCGACAGCTCAAACACGTGACGCATCATACCCGCGACAAACAGCTGACAAACGAAGCCTTTGGCATATAGCATCGGGTTCTGGCCGCCCACTGGTTGACCATTTTCATCCCGCGGCACGCCACTTGCATCCATCCAA carries:
- the ahcY gene encoding adenosylhomocysteinase, with the protein product MSQDYIVKDISLAAFGRKELDIAETEMPGLMALRAEYGETKPLAGSRIVGSLHMTIQTAVLIETLVALGADVRWASCNIFSTQDHAAAAIAESGTPVFAIKGQSLVEHWDYLDRSFMFPEGPNLILDDGGDATLYILLGARVENGEENLIAVPTSEEEEAIFAQIKKRMAASPGWFTKMRDQIKGVSEETTTGVHRLYDLVKQGQLPFPAINVNDSVTKSKFDNKYGCKESLVDGIRRATDTMLAGKVAVVCGYGDVGKGSAASLAGAGARVQVTEIDPICALQAAMDGFEVVRLEDVVDRADVFITTTGNKDVIRIEHMREMKDMAIVGNIGHFDNEIQVANLKNHKWTNIKEQVDMIEMPSGNRLILLSEGRLLNLGNATGHPSFVMSASFTNQVLAQIELWTKGDEYKNDVYILPKHLDEKVARLHLDRIGVKLSSLNKEQADYIGVTQEGPFKPEHYRY
- a CDS encoding DUF2853 family protein; the encoded protein is MGKRDDLIAQYADDLKNKCGMTPDMDLLTKVTIGCGPAIYNADASTVAGSQQSELETVKENFLIKKLGLKDGPELMEAINDAIEVYGKSERNKYRAVFYYMLTKKFGKESVYG
- a CDS encoding extensin family protein — encoded protein: MSEPIKRRPFLLRAAFFVFNTVMVLVLISGALLLPGSPLPAHWNPTAPLVISDPVTPVTRLKLLRIANDPSLCLAILSPDQIDFGRMPDFSKDENCHIRERIDLNGVGQSAMSSVETRCMTALRLALWEHHDVQPAARALLDADVTRIRHVGSYNCRQMRLTGGEVGGWSSHATADAIDVTGFDFSDGSRLTLLNDWQGSAFLKQVGQGACRWFPLVLGPEYNALHADHFHLQNTGWGYCR
- a CDS encoding DUF1761 domain-containing protein; amino-acid sequence: MLEIINIIVATAAAFAAGSVYYMKLAEPWMDASGVPRDENGQPVGGQNPMLYAKGFVCQLFVAGMMRHVFELSQIDTIGKGLISGIGIGLFFIAPWIALNNTYSMRPIKLTIIDGGYAAIACGVMGLVLTLF